The Vallitalea okinawensis genome contains the following window.
AGGTCGTATCGTCTACAAACATTATTAACCTCCTAGGGTTCATTAATTATATAGTTCTTATTTCACTATACCAGCATTGTTATAAAAAGAGTACCTACAAAAATTTGTTCTATAGGTTATCAAATTATTGATATGCTTGAAGGGGCAATTAGCCCCTTTTTCTGCAAAATATTGATATTATTCATTAATATTGCATCTTGGACGACTTGGGTTAAATTTGGAAAATTGACGTTCTGTTTTAAGAACCTTTGAATGTTGCCAAATGGGATTTTCTTCTTTATAAGGCAAACCGCAAAAAATAGAGTAGTTATTTTCCAATAACACCTTTGCTAAGTGTTTCTCTGATCGTATTTTTTCATTGGTATATATACCACATTTATCAGCACCAAAATTGTGATTATCAGAACATGCAATAACAGGGATCTTATGCTTTAGAGCATAATTACAAGCCAATGCATTTACTTCTTCAGGTTGTCCACCATTAATCATTTCAATACCATGTACATATCGATTATCAATGAGCTCTCCTCCAGCCCGAAAAGGGTGTGCTTGGAATATTGCCATATCATTCTTATTAGCTAATAGATGAAAGAGTTTATTTGGAGAAAGATTTTGAATACCTTCATTCTTCTTAAGAAACTCTACGTCTAAACCGTATATAAGAACTTCTACCTTAGGCTTGACTGGTACTCGTAGTTCAATACCAAGAAATACATCAACTCCTAGCTTTTCACCTATTTCCTTAGCTCGATAATATCCTGCTAACTGACAGTCTATCCTTTCCTTCCAAGGGATATCGCCATAGCTATCTAAGTATCCCACCGAAAAATGATCCGTAATAACAACTCCTGTAAATCCTAATTCTGCATAGTCATACATGATTTCTTCGCTAGTTCTTTTAGCACAGCGGCTGATATCTGATGTATGTACGTGTAAATCATACTTATACAAAATTTACCTCCTCATTTATTGCAATATTAAGTGCTTAACTAATCCTCACTAAGTAATCTTCTTTTTGTCATGATATATCGTTCATCTACTCTTATTGGATTATCCTGTCCATAAGGTAACCCGCAGAAAATTTTATAATCTTCTGTCCGTAAGATCTGTAGTAAATCTTTGCTAGACTTGATCCTTGATTCAGTCATAATACCGCACTTATCTGCACCATTACGATGATTATCAGACCCTGCAATACATCTAAGTTGTTTCTCTTTTGCAAAAGTATATGCCTTTTGATTGACCTCCTCTGGTTGTCCTCCATTGATGACTTCAATACCTGACATATATTGATAGGGTGCCAATTCCACCCCATTTCTAAAAGGATGAGCTTGGTACATCAATAAATCATGTTGTGTTACAAGCTTATACAATTCTTTAGGTGACAATAGTTGTAGGTTCTCATGATCCATTAAAAATGATTTATCTAATCCATAGATGATAAATTCAATTTTAGGTACTAAACGTAGTTCAACTCCTAGGAAAACATCTAACCCCACTTCATCACCTGCTCTTTTCGCTTTTTGATACCCCTCTAGAAAAATATCCACTTTGTCTTGCCATGGAATATTGCCGTAGCTATTTAAATAGGAAGGGTCACCAAAATGATCTGTAATAACTATTCCTGTAAAATCAAGTTTTTTGTATGCTTTAACTAAATCCTCTGCCTTAGTATGTGCACATCGACTTACTTCAGAAGTATGGACATGTAGGTCATATTTTTTCATTAATTTTCTCCTTGTATATATGTTTAAAGCAACTATAACAGGATTAGAAAGTATTGAATACACCTATAATAATGTTGTATATTGCTCCAAGAAAATGATATCCTTTCTATATTTCTTTATTTTTAAAGGTATATGCTACCTACTTAAACAAAAAAATGATAGTCGAGAATCTATTAGACTCGTGACTACCATTTTTAATTATTCTTCTGCTTGGAGTTCTATTTCTTGATACTTCTTAGGTGTCATACCATAGTGTTTTTTAAATACTTGAATAAAATAATGTGTTGAATTATATCCTAACAACGAAGCGATATCTTTTACTGTATATTTATTTTGAGCCAGTAATTCAACAGACTTATCTAGCTTGATCTTTTTAATGTACTTACTATAAGTACATCCCATAATGGACTGAAAGTTTCTACTTAATGTATCATAACGCATCTCCACTGAATCAGCTATGAATTGAAGTGAAATATCATTAAAAAGATTATCATGTATAATCTTCTCAATGGTCAGTCTCAGCTCATTACCTGAGTTATAAGTTGTCTTCATTTCATTTGAAATAGTAATTAATGAATTATAGATAATATTCTTAAGTTTGATTTCCAATTCATTAATATTTTTAATGGTATAGATACTATCTCTTAAGTCATATTGGAGATGTTGATCTAAACCATACCCTAATTGCCCACAAGCTCTTCTAATGGTTGAACACACTTCATAACAAGTGTTGGTACAATAATGGATGTGATATTTACCATAGTGCAAAGCATGAAAAATCCTAGCTAATTCCAGTTCACATGCATCATAATCACAAAGCAACAAGGATTTTTCTAGATTATTGATGATAAAATCTCGACTTCCTGTCGTCTTATAATCATCATATTTTTCTTTCTCAGCATCAAAATAGGTCATTTCTGGCATGATAAATGCATATTTTAAGGCATTCTTTGCAGCACTATAAGAATCAATAACACTATCTGATTTAAAATCAAAACTCTTGCCAATACCTACATAGACTAAATCCTCAATATTTAAATGAAGCAACGTTCTTTTGACTGTATTAGCAGGTACCACATATTTATCTAAGACGCAGAAAAGGGCGTAGATGATATCACCATCAAGTGCCGAATAGCAAGCATAGCTATTAAAGTCTTGATTGAGTGTATCACGTATAGCATTCAGTAGTTGCCTGCTTTGCTCTTGAGAGTGAGTATCCCTTAACTGTATAGCCGTACAAAACCCCGTTTCATAATTAAAATCAATGTAACCTGTATCTAAAATATCTTGGTAGGTGTATTTACCCCTCATAAATCCCTTAAGATGATAGCCACTAATAATTTGCTTATTCATCTTCACATCTGTTTCCAATTGATCATAGGTGTTCACCAGTTTAGTCAACTTAGATTTAATGATGTCCGTATCCAAAGCTGCTTGTTCTTCTGGCATTTCTATAGGTATCCTATCTACTAATGAGAATATTTGCTTGATCGGTCCATAGATGATAAGATTAATAAAAGTCGTAGTGATCGCAGTTAGTGTAATAAATAATATGCCCATCACACCATTGCCAACGACAAAGCTTTTTAAATTATAAACTTCATCTCTAGGCAAATCATAAACATAAACCCAATTGTTCACTTGACTTTCTCTAATAAAGGTAATTCGCTTTTCTTCTGCTTGGTATTCAAAATAGTGTTCATCATTTTCCAAAGCTTCTATTATGAGTTCATTATCTTTAGCTTCTCCTGTTATATTTTGACCAAATGTATTAATGATTCTTACTTGACCAATGCCATCTATAAAGTTCTCAGCATAATTCTGGAGCTCATCCATATCTAAGTGAAGCGCTATCTTGCCTTTAAGAGTTGATGGTAAGAAAGGAATATTGACTACACAACTAGCTACCTCTTGTTCCATAGGCTCATAATATCTTGTAGCGATCCAGTTTCGCTCTTGGTTAAAATCCTGTACGTTATAAATCCAATCAATATAGGGCTTGGAATTATAGTTTTCAATCTTCTTATACGAACCTGATAAGAAAGCAATATCATCTTGATGATAATAAATATCTAATCCCGTTATATATTTACTCTCAGTTAGGAAATTAGTAATAATATCCTTCATACGAAAAATTCTAACACTGGTCCACTGATAATCATTGTAGACACTTTCTCTTACTTCCGTATTATTTAATAGACGATTAGGTACTTGTTCAACTTGATAAGCTAATTGATGGTCTACACCTTCTTTAAGTTGGTCCATCATCTTTATGTAATCTCGAATCCTAGCTTCCTTATATACGCCAAAGGAGTAAAAACCTTGTATCACGATAAATACAATGAAAACAGCTAGAACAACAATGATATTATAGATGATTAGTTTTCTTTTAAAGTCCTTCATACCTATCCCCCCATGATATGAATAATTATACCGTTTGTAAGAACATTAAGACAAGATAAACCAGAAATTTACTCAATATAGGTCTTTACTTTGACATTTGTATAATGGTAGGTCATACCTAATGCTATAAAATATTTTGACGGCAAGAAAAGCACCTTAAATAAGATGCTCTTCACAAACATGATTAATTACCTAAGGCACCAGCATAAGCAGCTTGCATTTGGTCAATTGTTTCTTGTCCGCCATTCTCTAGATAGTTCTCAACAAACTCATCGAAGTATTCGATTGGTTTTTCACCAGTTACGATTGTAATAAATGCTTCTGCAGCCATTCTACGTAAATCTGGTGCATATTGAGAATAAGCTTCTGTTGATGGTACTTTAGGTTGAGACATACCTTCAGTACGCCCCGCAGTTAAGTAAAGAAAATCATCTGTCTTAGCTTTATAGAATTCACGCTCATCTGCAGGATTTGTTGCTGTTGAGAGTACACCTATACCAAGAGTTTTAGGATGAATACCTTCTGGCAAAATTTGATATGCCTTCTGGTAGCCATTTTTATCTCTATACTCAAAATGCTCACCTTCATAGCCATTGCTTAATGTAATGGCATGATCAAAATCCAGTATAGTTTCATTAGCCATTTCCAAAATCTTTTGTACTTTATTTGGATCAGCTGTTGCTTTTGAAGTAAACATGTACATACTACCAATAGCTCCATCATTGTTGGTACCACTTAATCCAGTAGGACCTACTGGTGGTAAAGCAAAAAGTACTCTTCCATCCGGGTTATTGGCTTGTAACTGCTCAACCTTTTCTCTTTGATCATATTCATCTAGTTCCCAATGACCAGGATTAGCTCTTCCAGTTAAGCCAATACGTCCATTTAAGAAAGCTTGAGATGTAGCCCAATGACCAGATGTATGTTCACTGGTAATAAACTCTGGGTCAATGATACCTTTTGCATACCAATCAGCTAATTTAGCTAATGCTTCTTTCGTTTCCGGTTGAATACATGCAAAAGTTGGCTTACCATCTATCATCACTCGATTGGTACCAAACCAACTCATTGAACTTAATTGACCCATACCATATGCTCCAAATACCATATTGAATGCAAAGTCAGACATACCATAGGTATCATCTTTACCATTGCCATCAGGATCGTCATGAGCAAATCGATAAAGTACTTCTTCAAACTCATCTATTGTTGTAGGTGCCTCATCATAACCTAAATTATTAAGCCAATCTTCTCTCCAGATAACAAGACTTGGAAATTCACCAAAAGTATTGAATCCAGAATAACCATAGTTTTTACCTTCATACATAGAACGTACCCAAATTTCTCCACCTGGATAATATTCTTCATAGAGAGCAAATAAATCGGGAGCATACTCTTTGATTGTTTCTCTAGGTACTTCCCCTGCTACACCTTGCTTTACATAATTACCTAGACTACCACTCTTAGGCTTAAAGATATCTGGCATTTCGCCACCAGCTATCTTGATATTAAGAGCTTCATGTAAATTTTCTCTTGCCATGAACCATACTTCTAAATCTACATTAAACTTCTCTTCTACATACTTGATAACAGGCGCATCTTCCTCTGGCTCTGCATCAGGATTATAAGCTAACCACTCGATTACAACAGGCTCTTCTTTCTCTTCTTGCTTTTCAGCTGCTTCTTTATTGTCTTTCGTCTCCACTTTAGTTTCTTCGTTTCCAGTTTCTCTACTCTCACCACATCCTGCTAAAAGAGACATAGTTAAACTTAATACTAATAATAATGAAACGACTTTTTTCATTGTTTCCCCTCCTAATTCGAGTATCTTTATTATACCTTCAAATAAAATTTAAATCAAAGCCTCCTCTCCTATTTAGTCAATTTATTTGAATAAGCAAAGCTTATCCTTATCCCTTCAATGAGCCAACCATGACACCCTTTACAAAGTATTTTTGAACAAATGGGTATACACATAAAATAGGTATTGTAGCTATAAGCAGAGCTGCATTTTTCATGGTCTCTGTATTGACGATGACTTCACGTACATCCTCTACTAAGCTTTCTTCTTTCAAAGTACCTTCAAATAAAATCTGTCTCAGAACATACTGAAGTAGATGTTTTTCTGAGTCAGGAACATAAATTAAACTAGCTCGCCACTCATTCCAATGGGCTACACCATACCATAGGGAAATGGTGGCTATAATTGGTTTTGATAGAGGCAATATAATCACAAAGAAAATTCTTAGTAGCCCTGCACCATCAACTCTAGCAGACTCTTCTAAACTATTAGGCAAGGACATAAAAAAGTTTCTGGTAATAATCATGTTATAACTACTAATAATTCCAGGCAAAATATAGACTGCCATATTATCGACTAAGTGGAGCTGTCTCATCATAAGATATGTGGGAATTGTTCCCCCACCAAAATACATGGTAAAAACGATAAAGGCAGTCAAATAGTTTCTACCTGGTAAATCTTTTTTAGATAAGGCATATGCGCCTATACAAGTAATCAATACATTAAAAAATGTACCAACGACTGTAACAAAAATTGTATTTTTATAACCTATCCATAATTGATTGTTTTTAAAAATATTAATATAGCCATCAAAAACAATTTCCTTAGGAAATAGCTTTAACCCAAAACTATTGACATATTTAATTGGGCTCAGCGATATCGTAATAATCTGCAAAAAAGGAATGATGATGGTTATGCATAAAATAATTAAGAACGTATAACAAAATATATCTACTATATAATCATCTATGGTTTTTTTTACTTTCATGTCAGTCCCCCTTACCAAATTCCATATTCTGATACCCGTTTAGCAATAGCATTGGCCCCAAATACCATACTAAAGGATACGATGTTTTTAAAGAGACCTACAGCAGTTGAGTAACTGTATTGCATTTGTACTAAACCTTGTTCATAGGTATAGGTTGAAATAACATCACCAACGGACATAACTTTTAAGTTTAATAAGTTATATACTTGAGAAAAGTTGTCGTCAATCAGCTTACCACAAGCAAAAATTAACATTATGGTGACAACTGGTGCAAGGGAAGGTAACGTTATAAAGCGAATACGTTGTATTCTAGTGGCACCATCGATGGCCGCTGCTTCATAGAGTTGTGGATCGATATTACTAATAGCTGCCAAATAAATGATAGATCCCCACCCTATACCTTGCCAAATACCTGATCCGACTAATACAGAACGAAAGTACTTAGGGTCGGCAACAAAGAATATAGGGTCAAATCCCAACAGTTGAATGAAGTAGTTAACAAGACCTCTACTGGGCGATAACATTTCTATCACTAGTCCTGATACGATAACCCATGATAGAAAGTGGGGTAAGTAAGAGATTGTCTGTGAAATTTTTTTAAAATGTTTATGACGTATTTCATTAAATATAAGTGCTAGAATGATTGGAGCTGGAAATCCAAATATTAACTTATAGAAACTGATAAGAATGGTATTTCTCAATACAGGTAGGAAATACAAACCTGTAAACATGGTTTTGAAGTGTTTGAACCCTACCCACTCGCTCCCCGAAATACCTTTTAATGGGTAAAAATCTTGAAATGCTATAACGATGCCATACATAGGTCCATATCGAAAGATGATATACCATAAGATAATAGGTAACAACATCAGATAATAGCCACTATACTCTTTCATTTTTAATGCTCTTCTTGATTGTACTTTAGGAAGAGTGTTTAGTTGCCTTTTAATCAATACATTTCACCTCTTCTTCATTTTGTGTTACGTTTGCTATAACAAACATTTTCTAAATCGTATCATGTTGCCTTTAAATTGAATATCCGTAACTAAATGATGAAATCTTACTGAAGAAAAGGAAGTCCTTTATTTATAAGGATTTCAATATATGTTTACTGAAAAAATGATATGTCTGAGCAAAAAAATGATATTTAATCTAATGTTATAAATTACAATTTTTAATATACAGTAACTTATTACTATGCCTAGTACAAAGTGGCTAACGTCACATTAAAACTAGAATAGGAAAGCATGTTTCCTTGCGAGCAAAATGCGATTTTTCCTAACACTAAAAAAAGCAACGACATAATAGTCGTTACTTTTTTCTCTTAATTAGATTCTATATAATTACAAACGTGTTGTTCAAGTATATCTAAAGGCATTGCTCCATTCTCCAATATTACTCTATGGAACTCTTTAATATCAAAATCATTTCCTAATTCTGTTTTTGCTTTCTCTCTAAGCTCAAGTATTTTTAACTCTCCTATCTTATAAGAACATGCTTGACCTGGATATATAAGATATCTATCAATCTCTCTGGAAGTGTCCCATCCAGTTAGTCCATTAAGATAATCTATTGCCTCATCTCTAGACCATCTTTTATAATGTAAACCTGTATCTACTACTAATCTACCTGCTCTTAAAAGCTCTGATTGTAAATACCCAAGCCGTTGAACTGGTGTTTCATAAAGCCCATACTCATCTGCTAGTTTCTCTGCATATAATGCCCAACCTTCTGTATATGCTGTTGGGTACCATACTTTTCTGATTACAGGTATATCTTCATTTTCCACTTGTATCGTTAATTGAAAATGGTGACCAGGTAGCCCTTCATGATAAGCAAGAGGCAACATAGAATTTTCCCAATGATCATAGCCTAAATTGACATAATATGTTCCAGGTGTTGACAAATCTATTGCTGGTATTGAGTAATAATTGCTTATAGAATCTTGTCTATATGCGGGAACTGGTTTGATTACTATCTCATCTTCTGGGAATATATCGAACATCTCTGGTAATCGTTCATCCATCTCTCTAATAAGTTGTTCATATTTAGCTAATGCCTCATCTCCAGAATAAACCTCAGAAGGTATATCAAAGCATTCTGGAATCTTAAGATCTTTATACTCAGTTTCTTGGAGTACCTTTTCAATCTCTAATTTTATCCTTTCAACTTCACTTAAGCCTAAATTATGTATTTCCTCTGGTGTTAAATCTGTTGTTGTATGAGTGCGTAAAAGATATTGATAGTACTCGTCATCATTAGGTAGGTCCCAGACACCTGAGGGTTTATTACTAGCTTTTAAAGATAATTCTTCTGTATAATCAATTAATCTCTGATATGCTGGAAAAACATGTTCTTTAATTCCTTCTTCTACAAGAGTATATAATTCTTCTTTCTCTTCTTCACTAATAGAGTCAAGCACCTCAACTTTCTTAACATAGGAAGTGTAGATCTCATTATTGATTGCCCTGCCTAAGGCAAACTCACGACACTGCCTTTTGACACTGTTGACCGTATATTTGGATGGAATTATTCCTTTTTCTTCACGTACTTGAGAATCTTCAATCAATTGATCAAAAACCCTGCCGCTTTGCTCTAATAAACTGATGTATAACTCTGCATCTTCTTTATTATTAATTTGAAACTGATTAGTTAAATAATCAGGAAGTTTTACTTGTATACCCCATAGCTGATTAATTTTGTGTTTATTATACATAAATTCTTCACTATCAATTTGATTTTGTAAAAACCACTTAATGGCATCGTTATTAAGAGTAGCCACTGTATTTAGTTCTTCATTATCATATTCACTTAAGAGTATTAGATTTTTCTTATAAGAATCAATTTGCTTCAGTTTTTGTTCATCCGATACATAGGGTATATCATAGTTTTCAGCTTCTATTCCTAAGGATTGAAGATCACCTGTGTATGACGTTTCTCCTGGATAGTTTAGTATATGATCTTCAGCTACCTGATTAAAGGTTTCTTTTATACTCTCTGATCTGTCATTGCCACATCCACTTATACATAACGTTACAATTACCATAATTAATGATAATGCCGTTAATTTAAATC
Protein-coding sequences here:
- a CDS encoding extracellular solute-binding protein, translated to MKKVVSLLLVLSLTMSLLAGCGESRETGNEETKVETKDNKEAAEKQEEKEEPVVIEWLAYNPDAEPEEDAPVIKYVEEKFNVDLEVWFMARENLHEALNIKIAGGEMPDIFKPKSGSLGNYVKQGVAGEVPRETIKEYAPDLFALYEEYYPGGEIWVRSMYEGKNYGYSGFNTFGEFPSLVIWREDWLNNLGYDEAPTTIDEFEEVLYRFAHDDPDGNGKDDTYGMSDFAFNMVFGAYGMGQLSSMSWFGTNRVMIDGKPTFACIQPETKEALAKLADWYAKGIIDPEFITSEHTSGHWATSQAFLNGRIGLTGRANPGHWELDEYDQREKVEQLQANNPDGRVLFALPPVGPTGLSGTNNDGAIGSMYMFTSKATADPNKVQKILEMANETILDFDHAITLSNGYEGEHFEYRDKNGYQKAYQILPEGIHPKTLGIGVLSTATNPADEREFYKAKTDDFLYLTAGRTEGMSQPKVPSTEAYSQYAPDLRRMAAEAFITIVTGEKPIEYFDEFVENYLENGGQETIDQMQAAYAGALGN
- a CDS encoding ABC transporter permease, coding for MKEYSGYYLMLLPIILWYIIFRYGPMYGIVIAFQDFYPLKGISGSEWVGFKHFKTMFTGLYFLPVLRNTILISFYKLIFGFPAPIILALIFNEIRHKHFKKISQTISYLPHFLSWVIVSGLVIEMLSPSRGLVNYFIQLLGFDPIFFVADPKYFRSVLVGSGIWQGIGWGSIIYLAAISNIDPQLYEAAAIDGATRIQRIRFITLPSLAPVVTIMLIFACGKLIDDNFSQVYNLLNLKVMSVGDVISTYTYEQGLVQMQYSYSTAVGLFKNIVSFSMVFGANAIAKRVSEYGIW
- a CDS encoding PHP domain-containing protein, yielding MKKYDLHVHTSEVSRCAHTKAEDLVKAYKKLDFTGIVITDHFGDPSYLNSYGNIPWQDKVDIFLEGYQKAKRAGDEVGLDVFLGVELRLVPKIEFIIYGLDKSFLMDHENLQLLSPKELYKLVTQHDLLMYQAHPFRNGVELAPYQYMSGIEVINGGQPEEVNQKAYTFAKEKQLRCIAGSDNHRNGADKCGIMTESRIKSSKDLLQILRTEDYKIFCGLPYGQDNPIRVDERYIMTKRRLLSED
- a CDS encoding helix-turn-helix transcriptional regulator, producing MKDFKRKLIIYNIIVVLAVFIVFIVIQGFYSFGVYKEARIRDYIKMMDQLKEGVDHQLAYQVEQVPNRLLNNTEVRESVYNDYQWTSVRIFRMKDIITNFLTESKYITGLDIYYHQDDIAFLSGSYKKIENYNSKPYIDWIYNVQDFNQERNWIATRYYEPMEQEVASCVVNIPFLPSTLKGKIALHLDMDELQNYAENFIDGIGQVRIINTFGQNITGEAKDNELIIEALENDEHYFEYQAEEKRITFIRESQVNNWVYVYDLPRDEVYNLKSFVVGNGVMGILFITLTAITTTFINLIIYGPIKQIFSLVDRIPIEMPEEQAALDTDIIKSKLTKLVNTYDQLETDVKMNKQIISGYHLKGFMRGKYTYQDILDTGYIDFNYETGFCTAIQLRDTHSQEQSRQLLNAIRDTLNQDFNSYACYSALDGDIIYALFCVLDKYVVPANTVKRTLLHLNIEDLVYVGIGKSFDFKSDSVIDSYSAAKNALKYAFIMPEMTYFDAEKEKYDDYKTTGSRDFIINNLEKSLLLCDYDACELELARIFHALHYGKYHIHYCTNTCYEVCSTIRRACGQLGYGLDQHLQYDLRDSIYTIKNINELEIKLKNIIYNSLITISNEMKTTYNSGNELRLTIEKIIHDNLFNDISLQFIADSVEMRYDTLSRNFQSIMGCTYSKYIKKIKLDKSVELLAQNKYTVKDIASLLGYNSTHYFIQVFKKHYGMTPKKYQEIELQAEE
- a CDS encoding DUF885 domain-containing protein, translated to MKRFKLTALSLIMVIVTLCISGCGNDRSESIKETFNQVAEDHILNYPGETSYTGDLQSLGIEAENYDIPYVSDEQKLKQIDSYKKNLILLSEYDNEELNTVATLNNDAIKWFLQNQIDSEEFMYNKHKINQLWGIQVKLPDYLTNQFQINNKEDAELYISLLEQSGRVFDQLIEDSQVREEKGIIPSKYTVNSVKRQCREFALGRAINNEIYTSYVKKVEVLDSISEEEKEELYTLVEEGIKEHVFPAYQRLIDYTEELSLKASNKPSGVWDLPNDDEYYQYLLRTHTTTDLTPEEIHNLGLSEVERIKLEIEKVLQETEYKDLKIPECFDIPSEVYSGDEALAKYEQLIREMDERLPEMFDIFPEDEIVIKPVPAYRQDSISNYYSIPAIDLSTPGTYYVNLGYDHWENSMLPLAYHEGLPGHHFQLTIQVENEDIPVIRKVWYPTAYTEGWALYAEKLADEYGLYETPVQRLGYLQSELLRAGRLVVDTGLHYKRWSRDEAIDYLNGLTGWDTSREIDRYLIYPGQACSYKIGELKILELREKAKTELGNDFDIKEFHRVILENGAMPLDILEQHVCNYIESN
- a CDS encoding PHP domain-containing protein, whose amino-acid sequence is MYKYDLHVHTSDISRCAKRTSEEIMYDYAELGFTGVVITDHFSVGYLDSYGDIPWKERIDCQLAGYYRAKEIGEKLGVDVFLGIELRVPVKPKVEVLIYGLDVEFLKKNEGIQNLSPNKLFHLLANKNDMAIFQAHPFRAGGELIDNRYVHGIEMINGGQPEEVNALACNYALKHKIPVIACSDNHNFGADKCGIYTNEKIRSEKHLAKVLLENNYSIFCGLPYKEENPIWQHSKVLKTERQFSKFNPSRPRCNINE
- a CDS encoding carbohydrate ABC transporter permease, which gives rise to MKVKKTIDDYIVDIFCYTFLIILCITIIIPFLQIITISLSPIKYVNSFGLKLFPKEIVFDGYINIFKNNQLWIGYKNTIFVTVVGTFFNVLITCIGAYALSKKDLPGRNYLTAFIVFTMYFGGGTIPTYLMMRQLHLVDNMAVYILPGIISSYNMIITRNFFMSLPNSLEESARVDGAGLLRIFFVIILPLSKPIIATISLWYGVAHWNEWRASLIYVPDSEKHLLQYVLRQILFEGTLKEESLVEDVREVIVNTETMKNAALLIATIPILCVYPFVQKYFVKGVMVGSLKG